One segment of Arcanobacterium haemolyticum DSM 20595 DNA contains the following:
- a CDS encoding phosphoenolpyruvate carboxykinase (GTP) — MTDMYTVEAVREGAPSVAPADLIEWVTEVANLTQPKNIEWVDGSQEEWDRLTSMMVESGMFTRLNPEKRPNSFLARSLPSDVARVESRTFICSEKEEDAGPTNHWADPKEMKETLLGEKGVFRGAMRGRTMYVIPFSMGPLGGPISQLGIELTDSPYVVVNMRIMTRMGIKALELIGEGKPWVPAVHSVGSPLEEGQEDTSWPCNDEKYITHFPETNEIWSFGSGYGGNALLGKKCFALRIASTMARRDTWMAEHMLILRLTNEKTGQQFHVTAAFPSACGKTNLAMLQPTIEGYKVETVGDDIAWMRPGADGRLRAINPEAGFFGVAPGTSYKTNPMAMETMKANTIFTNVALTDDGDVWWEGIDGETPEHLIDWHGNDWTPESGENAAHPNSRFTTPASQCPIICPDWEAPEGVAIDAILFGGRRATNVPLVAEQYTPAHGVFIGANVSSEVTAAALDVKAGALRHDPFAMLPFCGYNMADYWGHWLDMQEELGEKFPKVYQVNWFRKDANGKFLWPGYGDNARVLDWIVRRVAGEVEAIEGMTGLYPHREDFNLEGAGVSEEDWNAMYTLDPEAWEAETVDTEEYFAKFGDKVPEALVEELKALRERIAAAKN, encoded by the coding sequence ATGACTGACATGTACACTGTTGAGGCTGTTCGCGAAGGTGCACCATCGGTTGCTCCGGCTGATTTGATCGAATGGGTTACCGAAGTCGCTAACCTCACTCAGCCAAAGAACATCGAATGGGTTGATGGTTCTCAAGAAGAATGGGACCGCCTCACCTCGATGATGGTTGAATCCGGAATGTTCACTCGCTTGAACCCAGAGAAGCGCCCGAACTCCTTCTTGGCTCGTTCGCTTCCATCGGATGTTGCCCGTGTCGAATCCCGTACCTTCATCTGCTCGGAGAAGGAAGAAGACGCTGGCCCAACCAACCACTGGGCAGATCCAAAGGAAATGAAGGAAACCCTCCTTGGTGAAAAGGGCGTTTTCCGTGGCGCAATGCGTGGCCGTACTATGTACGTCATTCCATTCTCCATGGGCCCATTGGGTGGCCCGATCTCCCAGCTCGGTATCGAACTTACCGATTCCCCATACGTTGTTGTTAACATGCGTATCATGACTCGCATGGGTATCAAGGCTCTTGAGCTCATCGGCGAAGGCAAGCCATGGGTTCCAGCAGTTCACTCTGTTGGTTCACCTCTTGAAGAAGGCCAGGAAGATACCTCGTGGCCATGCAACGATGAAAAGTACATCACCCACTTCCCAGAAACCAACGAAATTTGGTCCTTCGGTTCCGGTTACGGCGGCAACGCACTCCTTGGTAAGAAGTGCTTCGCTCTCCGTATCGCTTCCACCATGGCTCGCCGTGACACCTGGATGGCTGAGCACATGCTCATCCTCCGCCTCACCAACGAAAAGACTGGCCAGCAGTTCCACGTCACCGCAGCATTCCCATCAGCTTGTGGTAAGACCAACCTTGCTATGCTCCAGCCAACCATCGAAGGCTACAAGGTTGAGACCGTTGGCGATGACATCGCTTGGATGCGCCCAGGTGCAGATGGCCGCCTCCGCGCCATCAACCCAGAAGCTGGCTTCTTCGGTGTTGCACCAGGCACGTCTTACAAGACCAACCCAATGGCTATGGAAACCATGAAGGCCAACACCATCTTCACCAACGTCGCACTGACCGACGACGGCGACGTTTGGTGGGAAGGCATCGATGGCGAAACCCCAGAGCACCTCATCGATTGGCACGGTAACGATTGGACTCCAGAATCTGGCGAAAACGCAGCTCACCCGAACTCGCGTTTCACCACTCCTGCATCCCAGTGCCCAATTATTTGCCCAGATTGGGAAGCTCCAGAAGGTGTTGCGATTGACGCAATCCTCTTCGGTGGCCGCCGCGCAACCAACGTTCCATTGGTTGCAGAACAGTACACTCCAGCACACGGCGTCTTCATTGGTGCAAACGTGTCCTCCGAAGTCACTGCTGCTGCTCTTGACGTCAAGGCTGGCGCACTCCGCCACGATCCATTCGCAATGCTCCCATTCTGCGGCTACAACATGGCTGACTACTGGGGTCACTGGCTCGACATGCAGGAAGAACTTGGCGAAAAGTTCCCGAAGGTCTACCAGGTTAACTGGTTCCGCAAGGATGCAAACGGCAAGTTCCTCTGGCCAGGATACGGCGACAACGCTCGCGTCCTCGACTGGATCGTCCGCCGCGTTGCCGGTGAAGTCGAAGCTATCGAAGGTATGACTGGTCTCTACCCACACCGTGAAGACTTCAACCTTGAAGGTGCTGGCGTTTCCGAAGAAGATTGGAACGCAATGTACACCCTCGATCCAGAAGCTTGGGAAGCTGAAACCGTTGACACCGAAGAGTACTTCGCTAAGTTCGGTGACAAGGTTCCAGAAGCTCTTGTTGAGGAACTCAAGGCTCTCCGCGAACGTATCGCAGCAGCCAAGAACTGA